A portion of the uncultured Draconibacterium sp. genome contains these proteins:
- a CDS encoding GNAT family N-acetyltransferase, with product MIQIREAQPEDAGIILECIKGLAVHVDQVDMVTATEQDIRDSVFAPNTHVKVFVAENEDKKVCGFTLIFKSFSTFKAATNYHIEDLFVFPEYRKLGIGAMLMKHLKTFAKSEGAKVVDWYVNNRNISAMDFYDRIGAKKLDYKSIYYMNV from the coding sequence ATGATACAAATCAGAGAAGCTCAACCAGAAGATGCCGGAATTATTTTAGAATGTATAAAAGGCCTCGCCGTGCATGTTGATCAGGTAGATATGGTAACAGCCACCGAACAAGACATTCGTGATTCGGTTTTTGCACCCAACACGCACGTGAAAGTTTTTGTTGCCGAAAACGAAGACAAAAAAGTTTGCGGTTTCACGCTGATTTTTAAATCCTTCTCCACCTTTAAAGCGGCTACCAATTACCACATCGAAGACCTGTTTGTATTTCCGGAATACCGAAAACTGGGGATTGGTGCCATGCTGATGAAACACCTGAAAACCTTTGCCAAAAGCGAAGGAGCAAAAGTGGTTGACTGGTACGTAAACAACCGTAACATCAGTGCCATGGACTTTTACGACCGGATTGGCGCCAAAAAACTCGACTACAAATCGATTTATTACATGAACGTGTAA
- a CDS encoding bile acid:sodium symporter family protein: protein MKEALEVLDNVRLNFSPTGLLALNITIAFIMFGVALDIKIEHFKQLIMRPKSVIIGVISQFLVLPAVTFLFVLLLNPTPTVALGMLLIASCPGGNISNFMSALAKGNLALSVSLTAIATLAATFMTPINFALWGDLFINFYNSQGAGDYLVPIKIDFFQMVQTVVILLGIPVVAGLLVAQYFPVLTHRIKKPIRKLSIVIFIGFVIALLSANFEHFRNFIHLVFLIVLVHNALALLAGFSISSIFRLPRIDKRTITIETGIQNSGLALVLMFNPKIFPPELALGGMTIIAAWWGVWHILSGFAVSSFMARFKLTK from the coding sequence ATGAAGGAAGCACTGGAAGTTCTTGATAATGTCAGGCTTAATTTTTCTCCCACCGGTTTATTAGCACTCAATATTACCATTGCGTTTATTATGTTTGGGGTTGCTCTCGATATTAAAATCGAGCATTTCAAGCAACTAATAATGCGCCCCAAATCGGTTATAATTGGCGTTATCTCGCAGTTTTTAGTTCTTCCTGCAGTTACATTCTTGTTTGTACTGTTGTTAAATCCTACGCCAACAGTAGCACTTGGGATGTTGCTAATTGCATCGTGCCCGGGCGGAAATATCTCTAATTTTATGAGTGCACTGGCAAAAGGGAACCTAGCACTATCAGTAAGTTTAACCGCAATTGCTACACTAGCTGCTACTTTTATGACACCTATTAACTTCGCTCTTTGGGGCGATCTTTTTATCAACTTTTACAACAGCCAGGGCGCCGGCGATTACCTTGTTCCAATCAAAATCGATTTTTTTCAAATGGTTCAAACCGTAGTTATATTACTGGGCATTCCTGTTGTTGCGGGCTTGCTGGTTGCTCAATATTTTCCGGTGTTAACGCATCGCATAAAAAAACCAATCAGAAAACTGTCGATTGTAATTTTTATTGGCTTCGTTATAGCTTTGCTAAGTGCGAATTTCGAGCATTTCAGAAATTTTATCCACCTGGTATTCCTCATCGTTCTTGTACACAATGCGCTTGCATTGCTGGCAGGATTTAGCATTAGCAGTATTTTTCGTTTGCCACGAATTGACAAAAGGACAATTACCATTGAAACGGGCATCCAAAATTCGGGGTTGGCGCTTGTTCTCATGTTCAATCCAAAAATATTTCCTCCCGAACTGGCGCTGGGCGGCATGACAATTATTGCAGCCTGGTGGGGCGTTTGGCATATTTTAAGCGGTTTTGCCGTATCTTCGTTTATGGCACGTTTTAAATTAACCAAATAA
- a CDS encoding helix-turn-helix domain-containing protein, with protein sequence METGNLIKELRIKKGMTQEELADKTEVSTRTIQRIENGQVDPRAYTLQMIAKALNVDYSVFTANEMSENEETEKQDYTWLGLLHLSGILPLVFPTVLMWRAKNEKTKAMKNHYRSVISFQVMICGILLGCLWVFWKTNHLTPLIGVLFANALLSITNTVKVMNGDKYITTPFSKNNSPE encoded by the coding sequence ATGGAAACAGGAAACCTTATTAAAGAATTACGCATTAAAAAGGGTATGACCCAGGAAGAGCTGGCCGATAAAACCGAAGTCAGCACACGCACTATTCAGCGCATCGAAAACGGGCAGGTAGACCCGCGTGCGTACACACTTCAAATGATTGCCAAAGCACTGAATGTGGATTACAGTGTTTTTACGGCTAACGAAATGAGCGAAAACGAGGAAACTGAAAAACAGGACTACACCTGGCTAGGATTATTACATTTAAGCGGCATCCTTCCGCTGGTGTTCCCAACCGTATTAATGTGGCGTGCAAAAAATGAAAAAACGAAAGCAATGAAGAACCACTATCGCTCGGTAATCAGCTTTCAAGTTATGATTTGTGGAATCCTTTTGGGTTGCCTGTGGGTGTTCTGGAAAACCAATCACCTGACACCGCTAATCGGGGTACTCTTTGCCAACGCCCTCCTCTCAATTACAAATACCGTTAAAGTTATGAATGGCGACAAATACATTACTACACCATTTAGTAAAAATAATAGCCCGGAATAA
- a CDS encoding cation:proton antiporter, with protein sequence MEAFHINILNISAVLLAAYLGGVAIRKIGYPAILGELLIGIVLGPAVLGWLEYSEAVKVLAEIGIILLMVYIGMEIDFRDLKKASWAGLLAAIGGFFVPFVFGYFAIVWTGGTPIAGLFVAIAIGVTSLATKSRILIDLKLLNTRIAYVLMAGALISDTLALVIFSGITNFAETNVLNITELLLIGGKILIFFGVTISIGVFLLPRLGKYITRSGMKNSTAYFTLILIVTFGYCELAELAGMHSILGAFMAGLFIKDNLFPKKISKELNKAFYDVSIGFMAPIFFVTAGFFVDVTVFKTDLGLLILVTTLAIVGKIVGTALFYLPSRNGWREGITIGTGMNGRGAVEIIIAEIGLGMGIIDKTIFSILVFMAIFTTLTVPVLLSWTTKWLRKRGELVYMEERNGIVFLGVNPLSLVLAKYFKDQTPVTLIDNNPELVARAEKAGFNSLFGNALHEATWEDIHADNLYTVVGLTTNNRVNTLAVKMAKEKFLVPEIVITQSPNEEFNATSESETTNLLFASPVSIDEWIHRMQHDEAGESSVIVEKEMSCKQWIDENKIDLQDTLPILIEDKKGKIRLFSSEDSLLPEDKVVVLKAEK encoded by the coding sequence ATGGAAGCATTTCACATTAATATTCTGAATATTTCGGCGGTATTGCTGGCAGCATATCTTGGAGGAGTAGCAATACGAAAAATTGGATATCCGGCTATTCTCGGCGAATTGCTAATCGGGATTGTTCTGGGTCCGGCCGTATTGGGCTGGCTCGAATATTCCGAGGCAGTAAAAGTACTGGCCGAAATCGGGATTATCCTGTTAATGGTTTACATAGGGATGGAAATCGATTTTCGGGATCTGAAGAAAGCTTCGTGGGCGGGACTTTTGGCTGCTATCGGAGGATTTTTTGTCCCCTTTGTTTTCGGCTACTTCGCCATTGTCTGGACAGGCGGAACTCCCATCGCCGGACTGTTTGTTGCCATTGCCATTGGTGTAACCTCGCTGGCCACCAAAAGCCGGATTCTAATTGATTTGAAACTGCTGAACACCCGAATTGCCTATGTTTTAATGGCCGGAGCACTGATCTCCGACACGCTGGCGCTGGTTATCTTTTCGGGCATTACCAACTTTGCTGAAACCAATGTGCTAAACATTACCGAACTGCTATTAATTGGCGGAAAGATCCTGATATTTTTTGGTGTTACCATTTCAATTGGTGTGTTTCTTTTGCCGCGCCTCGGAAAGTATATTACACGCTCGGGAATGAAAAACAGCACTGCCTATTTTACACTAATACTAATTGTGACATTTGGATATTGCGAATTGGCGGAACTGGCTGGGATGCATAGCATTCTGGGAGCGTTTATGGCGGGTTTGTTTATAAAAGACAACCTCTTTCCTAAAAAGATTTCTAAAGAACTGAATAAAGCATTTTATGATGTCTCCATCGGATTTATGGCACCCATTTTCTTTGTAACAGCCGGATTTTTTGTGGATGTTACCGTTTTTAAAACCGATTTAGGTTTGCTCATACTGGTTACCACACTGGCAATAGTGGGTAAAATTGTGGGAACCGCCCTGTTTTATCTGCCATCGCGAAATGGCTGGCGCGAAGGAATTACCATTGGCACAGGAATGAATGGCCGCGGAGCTGTTGAAATTATTATTGCTGAAATCGGCCTGGGAATGGGAATTATCGATAAAACCATTTTTTCTATACTGGTTTTTATGGCCATATTCACCACGCTCACAGTGCCGGTATTATTAAGCTGGACAACCAAGTGGCTGCGAAAACGGGGCGAATTGGTGTACATGGAAGAACGAAACGGAATTGTTTTCCTTGGTGTGAATCCGTTGAGTCTTGTTCTGGCCAAATATTTCAAAGATCAGACTCCGGTTACGCTTATCGATAATAACCCGGAACTGGTCGCCAGGGCAGAGAAAGCAGGTTTTAACAGTTTGTTTGGAAATGCTTTACATGAAGCCACCTGGGAAGATATTCATGCCGACAACCTGTATACCGTTGTTGGACTGACAACCAATAACCGGGTAAATACACTTGCCGTGAAAATGGCTAAAGAGAAATTCCTTGTTCCTGAAATTGTGATAACACAATCTCCCAACGAGGAATTTAATGCAACATCAGAATCTGAGACCACGAATCTTCTGTTTGCTTCGCCGGTGAGCATTGATGAATGGATACACAGAATGCAGCATGATGAAGCCGGGGAAAGTAGTGTTATCGTTGAAAAGGAAATGTCGTGCAAACAATGGATCGATGAAAATAAAATTGATTTGCAAGACACCTTGCCAATTCTGATTGAGGACAAAAAAGGTAAGATCAGGTTATTTAGTTCTGAGGATAGTTTACTACCTGAAGATAAAGTTGTGGTTTTGAAGGCTGAAAAATAG
- a CDS encoding Crp/Fnr family transcriptional regulator yields the protein MDDARKIINMIVENLHPLNQKEQDLLSSILTEQTLKKGELLLNEGEIAKAIYWVSKGMLRQFYYKEGRDVTEHFACENQGALCINSLFLQEPSKLLIEALEDSIILLMPYDKFIRLAQKHPPLATLLRKILEGSLIMSQQKADSWRYETVHERYERFQREYPDAAKRASVNHIASYLLMTPESLSRVRAGKL from the coding sequence ATGGATGATGCAAGGAAAATAATAAATATGATCGTGGAGAATTTGCATCCGCTGAATCAAAAAGAACAAGACTTGCTGAGCTCTATCCTGACAGAACAAACCTTAAAAAAAGGCGAACTGTTGTTAAACGAAGGTGAGATTGCCAAAGCCATTTATTGGGTAAGCAAAGGCATGTTGCGGCAGTTTTACTACAAGGAAGGCCGCGATGTTACCGAACATTTTGCCTGCGAAAACCAGGGTGCTCTTTGCATCAACAGCCTGTTTCTTCAGGAACCATCAAAATTGCTGATTGAAGCACTGGAAGACAGCATTATTTTACTGATGCCCTACGATAAGTTTATTAGACTGGCACAGAAACACCCGCCACTCGCTACATTGCTGCGTAAAATTCTGGAAGGTTCGTTAATTATGTCGCAGCAAAAAGCCGACTCGTGGCGCTACGAAACCGTGCACGAGCGTTACGAGCGTTTTCAGCGCGAATACCCCGATGCAGCCAAACGTGCCTCGGTAAACCATATTGCTTCGTACTTGTTAATGACACCGGAATCGCTTAGCAGAGTGCGTGCCGGAAAGTTGTAG
- a CDS encoding glycoside hydrolase family 3 N-terminal domain-containing protein produces the protein MKRKFLAISIALFLAIAVSPKFSVAQDAPQLGKDPIEKVIGAMTIEEKAHFLIGTGMAGMSGNDAVVGETQSLVPGAAGTTYPISRLGIPAVVLADGPAGLRISPTREGDENTYYCTGFPVGTVMACTWNTDLVEQVGKAMGNEVLEYGADVLLAPALNIQRNPLNGRNFEYYSEDPVVSGKIAAAMVRGVQSNGVGTSVKHFVANNQETNRTGNDSRVSPRAMRELYLKSFEIAVKESEPWTVMSSYNYVNGIYTSERKDLLTDILRDEWGFEGLVMTDWFGGTDAVAQIEAGNDLLEPGRPQQYDALVAGMKSGQLAMEDVDLSVKRIMELVLRSPRFKGYEYSNKPDLKAHAEITRQSAAEGMILLENKNNTLPLESSIKKVAAFGITSYDMIAGGTGSGDVHKAYTVSLIEGLTEAGYKLSKSITKEYESYLAEEAKKQAEDQSQLSAFMPKVRPDEFVPSEDMLAKAVKANDVAIITIGRISGEFMDRKLDRDFNLSANEVSLIAAVSKAFQDAGKKAVVILNIGGVIETASWKDLPDAVLLAGQAGQEGGNTIADALTGKVNPSGKLTATYPVKFEDHWSSENFPSTPEEQKLDMAGFMSAERTVSDKRRNVDYTVYAEDIYVGYRYFEKYEVPVSYPFGYGQSYTTFDYSGAKINESDGDYTVTVSVKNTGDYAGKEVVQLYVSAPESKYADKPLKELKAFAKTAELQPGESETVTLTFKKADVASFNTLEQAWITDAGKYKALVGASSADIKAELPFALDKTEWIEKVHKAF, from the coding sequence ATGAAGAGAAAATTTCTAGCTATTAGCATTGCCCTTTTTTTGGCTATTGCTGTTAGTCCAAAATTTAGTGTAGCGCAGGATGCTCCTCAGTTGGGGAAAGACCCGATTGAGAAAGTTATTGGCGCAATGACAATTGAAGAGAAAGCACATTTTCTGATCGGAACCGGAATGGCCGGAATGTCGGGAAATGATGCTGTGGTAGGAGAAACACAATCGTTGGTTCCCGGTGCTGCCGGTACTACATATCCCATTTCTCGTTTGGGAATTCCTGCCGTAGTTTTGGCCGATGGTCCTGCAGGATTACGTATTTCGCCAACCCGCGAAGGCGACGAAAATACCTACTATTGCACCGGTTTCCCTGTTGGAACGGTTATGGCTTGTACCTGGAATACCGACTTGGTAGAGCAGGTTGGAAAAGCCATGGGTAACGAGGTGTTGGAATATGGTGCTGACGTGTTGTTGGCTCCGGCATTGAATATTCAGCGTAACCCGCTTAACGGACGAAACTTCGAATATTACTCGGAAGATCCTGTTGTATCGGGAAAAATTGCTGCCGCTATGGTTCGTGGTGTACAGAGCAACGGTGTTGGAACATCGGTAAAACACTTTGTGGCCAACAACCAGGAAACCAACCGTACCGGAAACGATTCACGCGTTTCGCCACGTGCCATGCGCGAATTGTATCTGAAAAGTTTCGAGATTGCAGTTAAAGAATCGGAGCCATGGACTGTAATGAGTTCGTACAACTACGTAAACGGAATTTACACCTCGGAAAGAAAAGACTTGCTGACCGACATCTTGCGTGATGAGTGGGGTTTTGAAGGTTTGGTAATGACCGACTGGTTTGGCGGAACTGATGCAGTGGCACAGATTGAAGCCGGTAACGACTTGCTGGAACCCGGACGTCCACAACAATATGACGCGCTGGTTGCCGGAATGAAAAGTGGTCAGTTGGCAATGGAAGATGTTGATTTAAGTGTTAAGCGCATTATGGAGTTGGTGCTTCGTTCGCCACGTTTTAAAGGCTACGAATATTCGAATAAGCCTGATTTAAAAGCGCATGCCGAAATTACCCGTCAGTCGGCCGCCGAAGGAATGATCCTTTTGGAGAATAAAAACAATACCTTGCCACTAGAGTCATCGATTAAAAAAGTGGCTGCTTTTGGTATCACTTCTTACGATATGATTGCCGGCGGAACAGGATCGGGCGACGTACATAAAGCATACACGGTATCGTTGATTGAAGGATTAACAGAAGCAGGCTACAAACTGAGCAAAAGCATAACAAAAGAATACGAATCGTATTTGGCAGAGGAAGCTAAAAAGCAGGCTGAAGATCAAAGTCAGCTATCAGCATTCATGCCTAAAGTTCGCCCTGATGAGTTTGTTCCATCGGAAGATATGCTGGCCAAAGCAGTAAAAGCAAACGATGTGGCTATTATTACTATCGGACGTATTTCCGGCGAATTTATGGATCGTAAACTCGACCGTGATTTTAATCTTTCAGCAAATGAAGTTAGTTTGATTGCTGCAGTAAGTAAAGCATTTCAGGATGCCGGTAAAAAAGCTGTTGTTATCCTGAATATTGGCGGTGTAATTGAAACAGCCAGCTGGAAAGATTTACCTGATGCAGTATTGTTGGCCGGTCAGGCCGGACAAGAAGGTGGAAATACAATTGCCGATGCATTGACCGGAAAAGTAAATCCATCGGGTAAATTAACGGCTACTTATCCTGTTAAATTCGAAGATCACTGGTCGTCGGAAAACTTCCCTTCAACTCCGGAAGAGCAAAAACTGGATATGGCTGGTTTTATGAGTGCTGAAAGAACAGTGAGCGACAAACGCAGAAATGTTGACTACACAGTTTACGCCGAAGATATTTACGTGGGTTACCGTTATTTCGAAAAATACGAAGTGCCTGTTTCGTACCCGTTTGGTTACGGACAATCGTATACAACTTTTGATTACAGTGGTGCAAAAATAAATGAAAGCGATGGTGATTACACTGTTACTGTGAGCGTTAAAAACACCGGCGATTATGCCGGAAAAGAAGTGGTTCAGTTGTACGTTTCGGCTCCTGAAAGTAAGTATGCCGATAAGCCGCTGAAAGAGCTTAAAGCATTTGCTAAAACAGCAGAATTGCAACCTGGCGAGAGCGAAACAGTAACGCTTACCTTCAAAAAAGCAGATGTAGCTTCATTTAATACTTTGGAGCAAGCCTGGATAACCGATGCCGGTAAATACAAAGCATTGGTTGGCGCATCGTCAGCCGATATTAAAGCTGAGTTGCCATTTGCATTGGATAAAACAGAATGGATAGAAAAAGTGCATAAAGCATTTTAG
- a CDS encoding DNA alkylation repair protein yields the protein MADKLKDTLFPLEKVQLFASVLKDVYAPFQPEEFVAAVCDKDWPERELKEKMRHTTLCLHKFLPQDFEKAVDILVAIVPKVTGFEAIVLPDYVEMYGQDHWDIALPALGELTKCGSSEFGIRPFLNKDLEGAMKYMLAWADNDDFKVRRFASEGCRPRLPWASGVPALKKDPSLILPILEKLKDDPEEFVRKSVANNLNDISKDHPELVLDICERWQGKSKNTDWIIKHACRTLLKQGNNRAMLLFGFANPELMKVEDFQLSNTSPTIGDDISFSFNLVLNIKEKQKVRIEYIVHYVKASGKTSPKVFQIKEVEMKPGVHAINKKHTFKNMTTRKHYPGEHTFEIVVNGDAKASAKLQLN from the coding sequence ATGGCCGACAAACTTAAAGACACCCTGTTTCCCTTAGAGAAAGTACAACTTTTTGCCAGCGTTTTAAAAGATGTGTATGCCCCCTTTCAACCGGAAGAGTTTGTTGCTGCAGTATGCGATAAAGACTGGCCGGAACGTGAGCTGAAGGAAAAAATGCGGCATACTACTTTATGTCTTCACAAGTTTTTACCACAAGATTTTGAAAAAGCAGTTGACATACTGGTTGCCATTGTACCAAAAGTTACCGGCTTTGAGGCCATTGTTTTACCCGATTACGTTGAAATGTACGGACAAGACCACTGGGATATTGCATTGCCGGCATTAGGCGAACTAACCAAATGCGGAAGTTCTGAATTTGGTATCAGACCATTTTTAAACAAAGACCTGGAGGGGGCCATGAAATACATGCTCGCCTGGGCCGACAACGACGATTTTAAAGTAAGGCGCTTTGCCAGCGAAGGATGTCGCCCCCGCCTGCCATGGGCATCTGGAGTTCCGGCATTAAAAAAAGATCCGTCGCTAATTCTGCCTATTCTGGAGAAATTGAAAGACGATCCGGAAGAGTTTGTGCGTAAAAGTGTGGCCAATAACCTCAACGACATTTCAAAAGACCACCCGGAACTGGTGCTGGATATTTGCGAGCGCTGGCAGGGCAAATCAAAGAATACCGACTGGATTATAAAACATGCCTGTCGCACGCTTTTAAAACAAGGAAACAACAGGGCGATGCTGTTGTTTGGATTCGCCAACCCCGAGTTGATGAAAGTGGAGGATTTTCAACTTTCAAACACCTCGCCGACAATTGGCGATGATATTTCGTTTAGCTTCAATCTCGTACTTAACATCAAAGAAAAACAAAAGGTTCGTATTGAATACATCGTTCACTATGTAAAAGCCAGTGGCAAAACATCGCCTAAAGTTTTTCAGATTAAAGAAGTGGAAATGAAACCAGGTGTGCACGCGATAAACAAAAAACACACTTTTAAAAATATGACCACCCGCAAACATTACCCTGGCGAACATACTTTCGAAATTGTTGTAAACGGCGATGCAAAAGCTTCTGCCAAACTTCAACTCAATTAA
- a CDS encoding 1-acyl-sn-glycerol-3-phosphate acyltransferase, with the protein MKYEKWSLGYWLLKQYIRFVDWIIHDKIILTGEAYIPKNKPILFAPNHQNALSDPMAILLHTKFQPVWLARADIFKPGIITLALRFLKIMPVYRIRDGKDQLAKNEKTFADSIKVLENNCALALFPEAAHSAKRQMLSHKKAVPRIVFQAEEKADGNLDIHIVPTGIYYSSYWKFNRTVLVNFGEPIKVNDFLDAYQTNPNTATLALRDALEKAIEPLTLNIKSKDNYENFELIRSIYGKAHTIKSGQKTNFVNRFKSDQLLVKKLDELEKVNSKKTEEICKATKSYDAKLRSHGLRSWLVENPESNFLKLALNKLLLLVSLPVFVFGFIFNALPFLVIDSIVRKKVKDFAFWSSFSLVLGFTVFPIVYLLELLAVSAWLPMWWHKLLFFISLPFMGKLAFRWYISLLKTTGRGRLFILKAFRKQQWQYLKRQQEQLFDELDKLN; encoded by the coding sequence ATGAAATACGAAAAGTGGTCATTGGGATACTGGCTGTTAAAACAGTACATCCGTTTTGTCGACTGGATCATTCATGATAAAATTATTTTAACGGGTGAAGCTTATATCCCGAAAAACAAACCGATTCTTTTTGCGCCCAACCATCAGAACGCTCTGAGCGACCCGATGGCGATACTTTTGCATACAAAGTTTCAGCCGGTATGGCTGGCACGTGCCGATATTTTTAAACCGGGAATAATAACATTGGCATTACGTTTTCTGAAAATAATGCCCGTTTACCGCATCCGCGATGGAAAAGATCAGCTGGCAAAAAATGAAAAAACCTTTGCCGATTCGATAAAAGTATTGGAGAATAATTGTGCGCTGGCACTATTCCCTGAAGCAGCTCACTCGGCAAAACGCCAAATGTTATCGCACAAAAAAGCGGTTCCGCGAATTGTTTTTCAGGCCGAAGAAAAAGCCGATGGCAACCTGGATATACACATTGTTCCAACCGGGATTTACTACAGCAGTTACTGGAAATTTAATCGCACCGTTTTGGTGAATTTTGGTGAACCTATTAAGGTGAACGATTTTCTGGATGCTTATCAGACAAACCCAAATACAGCTACTCTTGCACTGCGCGATGCACTTGAAAAAGCAATTGAGCCTCTAACGTTAAACATTAAAAGTAAAGACAATTACGAAAATTTTGAGCTCATCCGATCGATTTACGGAAAAGCGCATACTATAAAAAGTGGGCAAAAAACTAATTTTGTGAATCGCTTCAAAAGCGATCAACTTCTGGTAAAAAAGCTTGATGAACTTGAAAAAGTAAACAGCAAGAAAACCGAAGAGATTTGCAAAGCTACCAAAAGCTATGATGCAAAGCTGCGCAGCCACGGTTTACGATCTTGGTTAGTTGAAAATCCGGAGAGTAATTTCCTGAAACTGGCACTGAACAAATTGCTTTTGTTGGTCTCTTTACCGGTTTTTGTATTTGGATTTATATTCAACGCTTTGCCGTTTTTGGTGATCGATTCAATTGTGCGCAAAAAAGTAAAAGATTTTGCCTTTTGGAGTTCGTTCTCATTAGTGCTGGGATTCACCGTATTCCCCATTGTTTATTTACTCGAGCTTTTGGCTGTATCGGCATGGTTACCGATGTGGTGGCATAAACTATTGTTTTTTATATCGCTACCCTTTATGGGGAAACTGGCTTTTCGCTGGTACATTTCTTTACTAAAAACAACTGGCAGAGGGCGGCTTTTCATCCTAAAAGCATTTAGAAAGCAACAGTGGCAATACTTAAAAAGGCAACAGGAACAACTTTTTGATGAACTAGATAAACTAAACTAA
- a CDS encoding GNAT family N-acetyltransferase: protein MNIDIRKATEKDFPAIFGLIQELAEFENGLDKVSNTLEQMYEQKDCFDCYVAETNDDEIVGMALYFFTYYTWVGKSFYLEDLYVKEAWRGKGLGTQLMDKMIEIAKAENCKRFRLQVLHWNEPAIKLYEKSGFTVDKTWYNCDIHSL from the coding sequence ATGAACATTGATATAAGAAAAGCTACTGAAAAAGATTTTCCGGCAATATTTGGGCTCATTCAGGAACTGGCCGAATTTGAAAATGGACTCGACAAGGTTAGTAATACGCTGGAACAAATGTACGAGCAGAAAGACTGTTTTGATTGTTATGTGGCCGAAACCAATGACGATGAGATTGTGGGAATGGCGCTTTACTTTTTTACTTATTACACTTGGGTTGGTAAATCGTTTTACCTCGAAGATTTGTATGTAAAAGAAGCCTGGCGAGGTAAAGGATTAGGTACTCAGTTGATGGATAAAATGATTGAAATTGCAAAAGCTGAAAATTGTAAACGCTTTAGGCTACAAGTACTTCACTGGAACGAACCGGCAATAAAATTATACGAGAAAAGCGGATTTACGGTAGATAAAACATGGTACAATTGCGACATTCATAGTTTGTAA
- a CDS encoding NHL repeat-containing protein, which produces MKALLFLSLILFLGACTQQTEPVLSTVAGASDTTLLVEPFGMCADGEGNFYIADVGKHCISRVTPDGKVQVFAGTEKPGAADGKLKSAEFNSPSGVCFDKNGNLYVAGFGGQNVRRISPNGEVTTIAGTGEEGYRDGPAAEAIFSSPRGVCIDSKGNIFVADCWNHRIRKISPDRMVTTFAGGGKRGELVVNDWKDGADTTARFDAPCGLAIDGHDNIFVADANNNSIRKITPDGMVTTLAGTDHRKGFADGTKEEAILNVPTELFAAPNGTIYFSDTYNHCIRKITPDGQVITLAGTGEEGFTEQEPLESLLSNPRGICVYNDYLYFVEMGNHTLRKLKL; this is translated from the coding sequence ATGAAAGCACTTTTATTTCTATCTCTTATTCTGTTTTTGGGAGCCTGTACGCAGCAAACCGAGCCTGTTTTAAGCACTGTTGCCGGAGCTTCTGATACCACTTTACTCGTTGAACCGTTTGGCATGTGTGCCGACGGCGAAGGCAATTTTTATATTGCCGATGTAGGTAAACACTGTATCAGCCGTGTAACACCCGATGGAAAAGTACAGGTTTTTGCCGGAACTGAAAAGCCGGGAGCCGCTGATGGAAAGCTTAAAAGTGCAGAGTTTAACAGTCCTTCGGGAGTGTGTTTTGATAAAAATGGAAATCTTTATGTGGCTGGGTTTGGCGGACAAAATGTTCGAAGAATTTCGCCCAATGGAGAGGTGACAACCATTGCAGGAACCGGTGAAGAAGGCTATCGTGATGGCCCGGCAGCTGAAGCAATTTTTAGTTCGCCGCGCGGTGTTTGTATCGATTCGAAAGGAAATATTTTTGTGGCTGATTGCTGGAACCATCGTATCCGAAAAATATCTCCCGACCGAATGGTAACTACTTTCGCCGGAGGTGGTAAACGTGGCGAGCTGGTGGTAAACGACTGGAAAGACGGTGCTGATACAACTGCACGTTTTGATGCGCCCTGTGGACTGGCAATTGATGGGCACGACAACATTTTTGTGGCCGATGCCAATAATAACAGCATTCGGAAAATTACACCCGATGGAATGGTAACAACACTTGCCGGTACCGACCACCGCAAAGGCTTTGCTGACGGAACAAAAGAAGAGGCTATTTTGAATGTGCCCACAGAACTATTTGCCGCGCCGAACGGAACTATTTATTTCTCGGACACCTATAATCATTGCATCCGGAAAATAACACCCGACGGACAGGTGATAACACTTGCAGGAACCGGAGAAGAAGGATTTACAGAACAAGAACCGTTGGAATCCTTACTCAGTAACCCACGTGGAATATGTGTTTATAACGATTACCTCTATTTTGTGGAAATGGGAAACCACACGCTTCGTAAACTGAAGTTGTAA